Within Candidatus Palauibacter australiensis, the genomic segment GCCATATGGCCGTCATCCGTGTGACCGGCATCCGTGTGGCCGTCATCTGCGGGTGGACTCTCTCCAGACGGATAAACATGGGGCTTTCGTCACACGATGCGCACCCGAACCGTCCCCGCCCCGGTTTCGGTTGCCGCCCGTGAGCGCCGCGGACAACTTGATCATCATGCACAAGGTGGTGGAACTGCGGGTGAACGGAGACCGGCGGCGGGTCGGAGTGCCGTCCCACTACACCCTCCTCGAGACCCTCCGCTACGGCCTCGGCCTCACCGGATCGAAGCAGGGGTGCGACAAGGGGGACTGCGGGGCGTGCACGGTGCTCCGCGACGGCGAGGCCGTGCTCTCCTGCATCATGCCGGTGCACGAGGCCGCGGGTCACGAGATCACGACCGTCGAAGGGCTCGCGGACGCGTCCGGCCCCCACCCGCTCCAGGACGCCTTCGATCTCACGGGAGGGGCGCAATGCGGCTTCTGCACACCTGGCATTCTCTGCTCGGCCCACGGACTGCTGACCCGCGATCCGGACCCCGCGCGCGAGGAGATCGCGCGGGCGCTTTCCGGCAATCTCTGCCGCTGCACCGGCTATACGAAGATCTTCGAGGCCGTGGACATCGCGGCCGAGGCGATCCGCACGGGCGAGACGCCCGAGGCGATCGTCACCCGGCGGCGCGATCCGGCGGGGACCGCATGACTTGGCCCTCGTTGCGATCCGGGCACGCGCCGCGCGCCGTCGTCGGCGCGCTCGCGGGATTTTTCGTCCTCCTCCCCCTGGCCGCCGGAGCCGCCGCCCAGACTCCGGAAGAGCGCCTCGCGGAACTCGGGATCGAACTCCCGACGCCGGATGCGCCGACCGCCAACTTCGTGAAGGCCGTGACGACCGGGAATCTCGTCTTCCTGGCCGGCCACGGCCCGTGCGGCGGCCTCGACGAGAGCAACACCGGCAAGGTCGGCCTCGACCACACCGTCGAGGAGGGCTACGAGATCGCGCGGTGGGTCGGCGTCTGCCTGCTGGCGTCGCTCGCCAGGGAAATCGGCGACCTCTCCCGGGTGAAGCGCATCGTGCGCGTCTTCGGGATGGTGAACACGCCGCCCGACTTCACGCACCACTCGCAGGTCATCAACGGCTGCTCCGACCTGATGGAGCAGGTGTTCGGCCCCTCGATCTCGAAGCACGCCCGCGCGGCCGTGGGCATGGCCTCGCTCCCGCGCGACCAGTCGGTCGAGATCGAGATGCTGGTCGAACTCGA encodes:
- a CDS encoding (2Fe-2S)-binding protein; the encoded protein is MHKVVELRVNGDRRRVGVPSHYTLLETLRYGLGLTGSKQGCDKGDCGACTVLRDGEAVLSCIMPVHEAAGHEITTVEGLADASGPHPLQDAFDLTGGAQCGFCTPGILCSAHGLLTRDPDPAREEIARALSGNLCRCTGYTKIFEAVDIAAEAIRTGETPEAIVTRRRDPAGTA
- a CDS encoding RidA family protein — encoded protein: MTWPSLRSGHAPRAVVGALAGFFVLLPLAAGAAAQTPEERLAELGIELPTPDAPTANFVKAVTTGNLVFLAGHGPCGGLDESNTGKVGLDHTVEEGYEIARWVGVCLLASLAREIGDLSRVKRIVRVFGMVNTPPDFTHHSQVINGCSDLMEQVFGPSISKHARAAVGMASLPRDQSVEIEMLVELDDP